The Burkholderia lata genome contains a region encoding:
- the rsmG gene encoding 16S rRNA (guanine(527)-N(7))-methyltransferase RsmG — protein MTARRAPAVNRDGLEQMLVEGTTALDLALTDAQHNQLLDYVALLGKWNAVYNLTAIRDPKQMLIQHILDSLSIVSHLRGRASARVLDVGSGGGLPGIVLAIVEPDWQITLNDIVQKKSAFQTQMRAELKLANLSVVTGRVESLQPGVEVPEKFDMIVSRAFADLSDFVKLARHLVAPGGSIWAMKGVHPDDEIARLPEGSRVKQTIRLAVPMLDAERHLIEVAVDEAN, from the coding sequence ATGACGGCGCGTCGCGCGCCGGCGGTTAATCGGGATGGTCTGGAACAGATGCTCGTCGAAGGCACGACGGCGCTCGACCTCGCATTGACGGATGCACAACACAACCAGCTGCTCGACTATGTCGCGCTGCTCGGCAAGTGGAACGCGGTCTACAACCTGACCGCGATCCGCGACCCGAAGCAGATGCTGATCCAGCACATCCTCGATTCGCTCTCCATCGTCTCGCATCTGCGTGGCCGTGCATCGGCCCGCGTGCTCGACGTCGGCTCGGGCGGCGGATTGCCTGGTATCGTGCTGGCGATCGTCGAGCCGGACTGGCAAATCACGCTGAACGATATCGTGCAGAAGAAGTCTGCATTCCAGACTCAGATGCGCGCGGAGCTGAAGCTCGCGAACCTGTCGGTGGTCACCGGGCGGGTCGAATCGCTGCAGCCGGGTGTCGAAGTGCCGGAAAAATTCGACATGATCGTATCCCGCGCTTTCGCGGATCTGTCCGACTTCGTTAAACTTGCTCGACATCTGGTCGCGCCGGGCGGATCGATCTGGGCGATGAAGGGCGTCCACCCGGACGACGAGATTGCGCGATTGCCGGAAGGCAGCCGCGTGAAGCAGACGATACGGCTGGCGGTACCGATGCTCGATGCCGAACGGCATCTGATCGAAGTGGCCGTCGACGAGGCGAATTGA
- a CDS encoding ParA family protein, which translates to MAKIFCVANQKGGVGKTTTSVNLAASLAAQEQRVLLIDLDPQGNATMGSGIDKAACEATVYEVLVDGVSVTDARIRPDGVTYDVLPANRELSGAEIELISIDNRERRLKAALERVTDDYDFVLIDCPPTLSLLTLNGLCAAHGVVIPMQCEYFALEGLSDLVNTIKQVHANMNRDLKIIGLLRVMFDPRITLQQQVSDQLKAHFGDKVFDAVIPRNVRLAEAPSYGLPGVVFDRSSRGAQAYLQFGAEMIDRVRAFEVS; encoded by the coding sequence ATGGCAAAGATCTTCTGCGTTGCGAACCAGAAGGGGGGCGTCGGCAAGACGACGACATCGGTCAATCTCGCCGCAAGCCTTGCAGCGCAGGAGCAACGAGTCCTGCTGATCGATCTCGACCCGCAGGGTAACGCGACGATGGGCAGCGGGATCGACAAGGCTGCTTGCGAAGCGACCGTGTACGAAGTGCTGGTCGACGGCGTGTCGGTGACCGACGCGCGCATCCGCCCGGACGGCGTCACCTACGACGTGCTGCCTGCGAACCGCGAGCTGTCCGGTGCCGAGATCGAACTGATCAGCATCGACAACCGCGAGCGCCGGCTGAAGGCTGCGCTCGAGCGCGTGACCGACGACTACGATTTCGTGCTGATCGATTGCCCGCCGACGCTGTCGCTGCTGACGCTGAACGGGCTGTGCGCGGCGCACGGCGTCGTGATTCCGATGCAGTGCGAGTACTTCGCACTGGAAGGATTGTCGGACCTCGTCAACACGATCAAGCAGGTTCACGCGAACATGAACCGTGACCTGAAGATCATCGGCTTGCTGCGCGTGATGTTCGATCCGCGCATCACGCTGCAGCAGCAAGTCTCCGATCAACTGAAAGCGCACTTCGGCGACAAGGTGTTCGACGCGGTGATTCCGCGTAACGTGCGCCTGGCGGAAGCGCCGAGTTACGGGCTGCCGGGCGTCGTGTTCGACCGCAGCTCGCGCGGTGCGCAAGCGTATCTCCAGTTCGGCGCCGAGATGATCGACCGCGTTCGCGCGTTCGAGGTGTCGTGA